In a single window of the Botrytis cinerea B05.10 chromosome 10, complete sequence genome:
- the Bchem1 gene encoding Bchem1 has protein sequence MEAVLKGRAMCPFLQKTSPATLRSLSTSTRPHASPGGGSMSNLQTIAGRCPVMGKALAVQTAKAGKVGFGGVTAMKAIRAFSGKVSSGKAKLHTSRSHEARAVEDNIFGRENVPFPHIKQTRPPTQATRHEQSKAPKFDYEGFYNAELEKKHKDKSYRYFNNINRLAKEFPRAHMADKNEKVTVWCSNDYLGMGRNPQVLKAMHETLDVYGAGAGGTRNISGHNQHAVGLEASIAKLHAKDAALVFTSCYVANDATLATLGSKLPDCVFLSDSLNHASMIQGIRHSGAKKMVFKHNDLEDLEAKLASLPREVPKIIAFESVYSMCGSIGPIEGICDLAEKYGALTFLDEVHAVGMYGPHGAGVAEHLDYEAHLAGRPRGTIMDRVDIITGTLGKAYGCVGGYIAGSHKMVDAIRSLAAGFIFTTSLPPATMAGAQAAIEYQSEYQGDRRLQQLHTRAVKDSLSERDIPVIPNPSHIIPVLVGNAELAKRASDMLLDVHGIYVQSINYPTVPVGQERLRITPTPGHVREYREHLVNAIDSVFTELGIKRTSEWAAEGGFIGVGEAGGEVPEPLWTDEQLGVDQIVKEMKAAGPVGVMEALLERETKETAKAVSAAAQ, from the exons ATGGAAGCCGTCCTTAAAGGTCGGGCAATGTGCCCATTTCTCCAAAAGACCTCTCCCGCAACCCTCCGATCGCTTTCGACCTCTACTCGCCCTCATGCCTCCCCGGGTGGCGGAAGTATGTCCAACCTCCAGACCATTGCGGGCCGATGTCCAGTCATGGGCAAAGCGCTCGCCGTCCAAACCGCAAAGGCCGGAAAggttggatttggtggcGTGACTGCTATGAAGGCTATTCGAGCCTTTTCCGGAAAAGTTAGCAGCGGAAAGGCAAAACTTCATACCAGCAGATCCCATGAAGCGAGGGCTGTCGAGGACAATATCTTTGGTCGTGAAAATG TACCATTTCCACATATCAAGCAAACGCGCCCACCAACTCAAGCTACTCGCCATGAACAATCAAAGGCCCCCAAATTTGATTACGAAGGGTTCTACAACGcggaattggagaagaagcacAAGGACAAGTCATACCGCTacttcaacaacatcaaccgATTGGCCAAGGAATTCCCTCGGGCTCATATGGCCGACAAGAATGAGAAAGTGACAGTATGGTGCTCTAACGACTACCTTGGCATGGGCCGGAATCCACAAGTCCTGAAGGCGATGCATGAAACCCTCGATGTATATGGTGCCGGTGCTGGTGGAACTAGAAATATTTCTGGTCATAACCAGCATGCGGTTGGCCTTGAGGCATCAATCGCGAAACTCCATGCTAAGGATGCTGCGCTTGTTTTTACTTCCTGCTATGTGGCGAACGATGCGACTCTTGCGACCCTTGGTAGCAAGTTGCCCGATTGTGTGTTTTTGTCAGATTCTTTGAACCATGCTTCTATGATTCAGGGCATCAGGCACTCTGGCGCGAAGAAGATGGTCTTCAAACACAACGATTTGGAGGATCTAGAGGCCAAGTTGGCATCTCTTCCACGCGAAGTTCCTAAGATTATTGCATTCGAATCCGTATACAGCATGTGCGGCTCAATTGGCCCCATTGAGGGGATCTGTGATTTAGCCGAAAAATACGGTGCACTTACCTTTCTCGATGAAGTCCATGCAGTAGGAATGTATGGACCACACGGCGCTGGTGTAGCAGAACATCTAGACTATGAAGCTCATCTTGCAGGCCGTCCAAGAGGTACCATCATGGATCGCGTGGATATCATCACTGGAACTCTAGGCAAAGCATACGGATGTGTCGGTGGTTATATTGCCGGATCCCATAAGATGGTTGACGCTATCCGTTCTCTTGCTGCCGGTTTTATTTTCACCACCTCTCTTCCACCCGCAACCATGGCCGGCGCACAAGCCGCCATAGAATATCAATCGGAGTACCAAGGTGACCGCCGccttcaacaacttcataCTCGAGCCGTCAAAGACTCACTTAGCGAGCGCGATATCCCGGTCATCCCCAATCCCTCTCACATCATTCCCGTTCTTGTTGGGAACGCGGAACTTGCCAAACGTGCATCTGACATGCTTCTTGATGTTCACGGTATCTATgtccaatccatcaattatCCTACCGTTCCTGTTGGTCAAGAGCGTCTTCGCATCACTCCCACACCAGGTCACGTTCGCGAATATCGTGAACATCTTGTCAATGCTATTGATTCCGTATTCACCGAACTTGGTATCAAACGCACTTCCGAATGGGCCGCCGAAGGTGGTTTTATTGGTGTTGGCGAAGCTGGCGGCGAGGTTCCAGAACCACTTTGGACCGACGAACAACTTGGCGTAGACCAAATTGTTAAGGAAATGAAGGCTGCTGGCCCAGTGGGTGTCATGGAGGCGCTCCTAGAACGCGAGACCAAAGAAACTGCCAAGGCCGTTAGTGCTGCAGCTCAGTAG